One window of Candidatus Tokpelaia hoelldoblerii genomic DNA carries:
- the mutL gene encoding DNA mismatch repair protein MutL (precursor) (bhsal14530) — MKIRRLSETMINQIAAGEVVERPASVVKELVENAVDAGATRIEIATAGGGKNLVRVSDNGAGMAADELELAVSRHCTSKLSDNIHDIQALGFRGEALPSIGSVSRLRLMSRTAQAAAGAEIVVQGGVLEGPRPAAAGTGTVVEVRDLFYATPARLKFLKSERAETTAITDMVRRIAIAFPQVRFTLSGSDRSLTEFAATGEGEAAIRARLEQVAGKEFAENTVPLDAVREGVRLTGFAGIPAYNRGNSLQQFVYVNHRPVRDKMLSGAIRAAYADVIARDRYGVVALFITLEAADVDVNVHPAKADVRFRDPGLVRGLVIGGIREALTRSGIRPASSGAAAMLQSFQTGSAPSSPLSAISSGAARRERAGGKSVYQPLCTPPSSGFAEGASVLPDISRPSANMQAAVEPQPPAADYPLGAARAQIHKNYIVAQTDDSLILVDQHAAHERLVYEALKQALHSRPVPSQILLIPEIVELPEDDVQRLLEQAENLRRFGLVLERFGVTAIAVRETPAMLGEIDACALVRDLADELAEHNTADGLKAMLDYVAATMACHGSVRSGRLLKVDEMNALLRQMEAVPDSGTCNHGRPTYIELKLADIERLFGRR, encoded by the coding sequence ATGAAAATACGCCGTCTCAGCGAAACCATGATCAACCAGATTGCCGCCGGTGAGGTGGTGGAACGGCCCGCAAGTGTCGTCAAGGAACTGGTGGAAAACGCGGTTGACGCCGGGGCAACCCGCATTGAGATCGCCACCGCCGGTGGTGGCAAAAACCTTGTCCGGGTCAGTGATAATGGCGCGGGCATGGCGGCGGATGAGCTTGAACTTGCCGTGTCGCGCCATTGCACTTCAAAACTCTCCGATAATATTCACGACATTCAGGCGCTGGGATTTCGTGGTGAGGCGCTGCCTTCCATCGGTTCTGTCTCGCGGTTGCGGTTGATGTCGCGGACTGCGCAGGCAGCGGCGGGCGCGGAAATTGTCGTGCAGGGCGGTGTGCTGGAAGGGCCGCGCCCGGCGGCGGCGGGCACCGGCACGGTGGTGGAGGTGCGGGACTTGTTTTATGCCACACCCGCACGGCTGAAATTTTTAAAAAGCGAGCGGGCGGAAACAACCGCAATCACCGATATGGTGCGCCGTATCGCCATCGCTTTCCCGCAGGTGCGTTTCACGCTTTCCGGTTCTGACCGCAGCCTGACAGAATTTGCTGCGACAGGTGAAGGTGAAGCCGCCATCCGCGCGCGGCTTGAACAGGTGGCAGGCAAGGAATTTGCCGAAAATACCGTGCCCCTTGATGCGGTGCGTGAAGGGGTGCGCCTTACCGGCTTTGCCGGTATTCCGGCCTATAACCGTGGCAACAGTTTGCAGCAGTTTGTCTATGTCAATCATCGCCCGGTGCGCGATAAAATGCTTAGCGGCGCGATTCGCGCCGCCTATGCTGATGTCATAGCCCGCGACCGGTATGGTGTGGTGGCGCTGTTTATCACACTGGAAGCGGCGGATGTTGATGTCAATGTGCATCCCGCCAAGGCTGATGTGCGTTTTCGTGATCCGGGGCTTGTCCGCGGTCTTGTCATCGGCGGCATTCGTGAGGCGCTGACGCGGAGCGGCATTCGTCCGGCCAGCAGTGGCGCGGCGGCTATGCTGCAATCGTTTCAGACAGGAAGCGCGCCATCGTCACCGCTATCCGCAATCTCTTCTGGCGCGGCGCGGCGTGAGAGGGCAGGCGGAAAATCTGTCTATCAGCCGCTCTGTACCCCGCCATCATCAGGCTTTGCTGAAGGAGCTTCGGTTTTGCCGGATATCAGCCGCCCCAGCGCAAATATGCAGGCAGCGGTTGAACCGCAACCCCCAGCTGCGGATTATCCATTGGGGGCGGCGCGGGCGCAGATTCATAAAAACTATATTGTCGCCCAGACGGATGACAGTTTGATTCTGGTTGACCAGCATGCGGCGCATGAACGGCTGGTTTATGAGGCGCTGAAACAGGCGCTGCATTCCAGGCCTGTGCCGTCACAGATATTGCTGATACCGGAAATTGTCGAGCTGCCGGAAGACGATGTGCAGCGTCTGCTGGAACAGGCAGAAAATCTGCGCCGTTTTGGTCTTGTGCTGGAACGGTTTGGTGTGACCGCCATTGCCGTGCGTGAAACACCGGCCATGCTGGGCGAGATTGACGCCTGCGCTCTGGTGCGGGATCTGGCGGATGAACTGGCCGAACATAATACGGCGGACGGTTTGAAGGCAATGCTGGATTATGTGGCGGCAACCATGGCTTGCCACGGCTCGGTGCGTTCCGGCCGGCTTCTCAAGGTGGATGAGATGAACGCGCTTTTGCGCCAGATGGAAGCGGTGCCAGATTCCGGCACCTGCAATCATGGCCGCCCGACCTATATCGAACTGAAGCTTGCCGATATTGAGCGCCTGTTTGGCCGCCGGTAA
- a CDS encoding O-succinylhomoserine sulfhydrylase (bhsal14540), with protein MTLNPDRSYAPATRLVHDGVARSPYGEVSEAVHLTQGFVYPSAEAAEMRFNGEDPGFIYSRYANPTNDVFEKKMCVLEGAGAARAVASGMAAVAGAILCAIKAGDHVVAARAMFGSCHYVISTILPRYGVEVSIIDGVDIASWEQAIKSSTRLVFFETPANPTLEMVDIAAVSRLAHAVGAIVVVDNVFATPLYQKPLELGADVVVYSTTKHIDGQGRCLGGIVLGSEQWIVENFQDYFRHTGPGMSPFTAWVMIKGLETMPLRVAQMTRSAGVLADMIAGHPAVSFCRYPGRADHPQAGLIARQMSGGSTMIAFELKGGKEAAFKFCNSLSIPLLSNNLGDVRSIMTHPATTTHQSIGEEARAELGISDGLLRFSVGIEDTQDLLADINEALDAVKNNSKDHRKEKNCVSAVSLHSVLPQSII; from the coding sequence ATGACATTAAACCCCGACCGTTCCTATGCCCCCGCAACCCGCCTTGTCCATGACGGTGTGGCCCGTTCGCCTTATGGCGAGGTGTCTGAAGCTGTCCATTTGACGCAGGGCTTTGTCTATCCTTCGGCAGAAGCGGCGGAAATGCGCTTTAACGGCGAAGACCCGGGCTTTATCTATTCGCGCTATGCCAACCCGACCAATGATGTTTTTGAGAAGAAAATGTGCGTGCTGGAAGGCGCGGGCGCGGCGCGCGCTGTTGCTTCCGGCATGGCGGCGGTGGCGGGTGCGATTTTGTGCGCTATCAAAGCCGGTGACCATGTGGTGGCGGCGCGCGCCATGTTCGGTTCATGCCATTATGTTATCAGCACCATTCTGCCGCGTTATGGCGTTGAGGTGTCGATTATTGACGGGGTGGACATTGCCAGTTGGGAACAGGCGATAAAATCCAGCACCAGACTGGTTTTTTTTGAAACGCCCGCCAATCCGACACTGGAAATGGTCGATATTGCTGCTGTGAGCAGGCTGGCCCATGCTGTCGGAGCCATTGTCGTCGTCGATAATGTGTTCGCCACGCCGCTTTATCAAAAGCCGCTGGAACTGGGTGCCGATGTTGTCGTCTATTCCACCACCAAGCATATTGACGGGCAGGGGCGCTGTCTGGGCGGTATCGTGCTGGGAAGCGAGCAGTGGATTGTCGAGAATTTTCAGGATTATTTCCGCCATACCGGCCCGGGCATGAGCCCGTTTACCGCATGGGTGATGATAAAGGGGCTGGAAACCATGCCGTTGCGGGTGGCGCAGATGACGCGCTCTGCCGGTGTGCTGGCCGATATGATTGCCGGGCATCCGGCGGTGTCGTTCTGCCGTTATCCCGGCCGTGCCGACCACCCGCAGGCAGGGCTGATTGCCCGCCAGATGAGCGGCGGTTCAACCATGATTGCCTTTGAACTGAAAGGCGGCAAGGAAGCGGCGTTTAAATTCTGCAACAGTCTGAGCATTCCGTTATTGTCCAACAATCTTGGTGATGTGCGCTCTATCATGACCCATCCGGCCACCACGACGCACCAGAGCATCGGGGAAGAGGCGCGGGCTGAACTTGGCATATCAGACGGCCTGTTGCGCTTTTCGGTGGGAATTGAGGACACACAGGATTTGCTTGCTGATATCAATGAAGCGCTTGATGCTGTAAAAAATAACAGTAAAGACCACAGGAAGGAAAAAAATTGCGTAAGTGCGGTTTCCCTTCATAGTGTTTTGCCGCAATCCATAATATAG
- a CDS encoding Hypothetical protein (bhsal14560), producing the protein MSFSANNQREAELTYAGGDYHIVRHGDYVVCAVTGEHIPLDDLKYWSVARQEAYASCAISYKRELQCNPAMREALGKAV; encoded by the coding sequence ATGTCATTTTCAGCCAACAATCAACGCGAGGCAGAACTCACTTATGCCGGTGGTGATTATCATATTGTCCGCCATGGTGATTATGTCGTCTGCGCTGTCACGGGCGAGCATATTCCGCTTGATGATTTGAAATACTGGAGTGTTGCGCGGCAGGAAGCTTATGCCAGTTGCGCCATTTCCTATAAGCGTGAGCTGCAATGCAACCCGGCAATGCGTGAGGCGCTGGGAAAAGCTGTCTGA
- a CDS encoding 2'-deoxycytidine 5'-triphosphate deaminase (bhsal14550) codes for MKQSSGILADKHIAALFSDRALSSRQPLDDDQIQPASLDLRLGATAYRVRASFMPGPDICVAGKLEKLKLHEIDLAGGAVLETGCVYVVPLQESLCLPAHLSASANPKSSTGRLDIFTRVITDRAQEFDKIPAGYHGPLYLEICPQTFPIVVRSGSRLAQIRFRQGSALLGENALHILHSQEHLVSDEHANISNDGLALSIDLTGGEDHLIGYRGKRHTGVIDVDRRAACNVLDFWEPIYDRGARELVLDPNEFYILVSREAVHVPPLYAAEMTPFDPLVGEFRVHYAGFFDPGFGNSAAGGSGARAVLEVRSHEVPFILEHGQIVGRLVYEHMLDKPAALYGKDLGSNYQAQGLKLSKHFK; via the coding sequence ATGAAACAGTCTTCCGGCATTCTGGCCGACAAACATATCGCAGCCCTGTTTTCAGACCGCGCGCTTTCAAGCCGGCAGCCGCTTGATGATGACCAGATCCAGCCCGCAAGCCTTGACCTGCGGCTTGGCGCAACCGCCTATCGTGTGCGCGCCTCTTTCATGCCCGGGCCGGATATTTGTGTTGCCGGCAAGCTGGAAAAGCTGAAACTGCACGAGATTGACCTGGCAGGAGGCGCCGTGTTGGAAACGGGCTGTGTCTATGTGGTGCCGTTACAGGAAAGCTTATGCCTGCCGGCGCATCTCTCCGCCTCGGCCAATCCCAAAAGCTCAACCGGACGGCTTGATATTTTCACCCGCGTCATCACCGACCGCGCGCAGGAATTTGACAAGATACCGGCAGGCTATCACGGGCCGCTTTATCTGGAAATCTGCCCGCAGACCTTTCCCATTGTGGTGCGCAGCGGCTCGCGGCTGGCGCAAATCCGCTTTCGGCAAGGATCGGCGCTGCTTGGTGAAAATGCCCTGCACATTCTGCACAGTCAGGAACACCTGGTTTCGGACGAACACGCCAATATCAGCAATGACGGGCTGGCACTGTCGATTGACCTCACCGGCGGCGAAGACCACCTCATCGGCTATCGCGGCAAACGTCATACCGGCGTGATTGATGTTGACAGGCGCGCCGCCTGCAATGTGCTCGACTTCTGGGAACCGATTTATGACCGTGGCGCGCGTGAGCTGGTGCTTGACCCGAACGAATTTTATATTCTTGTTTCACGCGAGGCCGTGCATGTACCGCCGCTTTACGCCGCCGAGATGACACCGTTTGACCCGCTGGTGGGCGAATTCCGTGTGCATTATGCCGGTTTCTTTGACCCCGGTTTCGGCAACAGCGCCGCAGGCGGCAGCGGCGCCCGCGCCGTGCTTGAAGTGCGCAGCCATGAAGTGCCGTTCATCCTTGAACACGGGCAGATTGTCGGCCGGCTGGTTTATGAACATATGCTCGATAAACCGGCTGCCCTTTACGGCAAGGACCTCGGCTCGAATTATCAGGCGCAGGGGCTGAAACTTTCCAAGCATTTTAAATAA